The Leptidea sinapis chromosome 15, ilLepSina1.1, whole genome shotgun sequence genome window below encodes:
- the LOC126968184 gene encoding GATA zinc finger domain-containing protein 14-like: protein MVLKVFILLAVASCVVHGLPRRAVSEQKITNYFDGIEQAVKQPKNEKRGEHLEEYVWPYPSYEFSYKVLDPHTHDIKGQHELRKHDKVNGEYWLEQPDGRTRTVKYHGNGNIGFKVLVDYSKTKSNEGNKEAEGKSQEENENKSEVMTSNEEANAESNEENNNNSNQSGQEEEDTSMQNNNNDSKKGTQVRGGNRNAERTKKNRNEEASSGEQNSSNEDQNTAQRQRNEVDTKRGKPKTRQNSSMKQSKNRDQEAKSEIKPKEKWNHRHWPKKEKNMENNEGKQQQAASQENGSSEGNNESGQIKEVAKSSRQGKSQKNNKAKSNAATMESEMNEKQNGRQNKKNQMGNWHYQRIKPYKGYQVIENVDEGENSKNEEEKNESQNENGSNNSEEANASNGSSQNEESTANNNENEESQVSGEKNSEEKFYSYHTVIHHK, encoded by the exons ATGGTCTTAAAG GTGTTTATCCTGTTAGCTGTTGCTAGTTGTGTTGTTCATGGTCTACCACGACGTGCTGTATCAGAACAAAAGATAACTAATTATTTTGATGGAATCGAACAGGCTGTTAAACAACCTAAGAATGAAAAAAGAGGAGAGCATCTAGAGGAATAT GTATGGCCATATCCCTCGTACGAATTCTCATACAAGGTCCTAGATCCTCATACTCATGATATCAAAGGACAGCACGAATTGAGAAAACATGACAAAGTCAATGGAGAATATTGGCTTGAACAACCGGACGGACGTACAAGGACGGTAAAATATCATGGAAATGGCAATATTGG ATTTAAGGTTCTTGTtgactattccaaaacaaaatcTAATGAAGGAAATAAAGAGGCTGAAGGAAAATCTCAGGAAGAGAACGAAAATAAAAGTGAAGTGATGACAAGTAACGAAGAAGCAAACGCAGAGAGTaatgaagaaaataataataattcaaaccaGTCAGGACAAGAGGAAGAAGACACTTCtatgcaaaataataataatgacagtaAAAAAGGAACTCAAGTACGAGGTGGAAATAGAAATGCCGAACGTACTAAGAAAAACCGAAATGAAGAAGCTTCTTCAGGTGAACAAAATTCATCAAATGAAGATCAAAACACAGCTCAACGTCAAAGAAATGAAGTAGACACAAAACGTGGTAAACCAAAAACACGTCAGAATAGTAGCATGAAACAAAGTAAAAATCGTGATCAAGAGGCAAAATCAGAAATAAAGCCAAAAGAAAAGTGGAATCATCGTCATTGgccaaaaaaggaaaaaaatatggAGAACAACGAAGGCAAGCAACAACAAGCAGCAAGCCAAGAAAATGGCAGTAGTGAAGGAAATAATGAAAGTGGCCAGATAAAAGAAGTTGCAAAAAGTAGCCGCCAAGGtaaatctcaaaaaaataataaagcaaaATCTAACGCGGCAACGATGGAAagtgaaatgaatgaaaaacaaaatggtCGTCAAAACAAAAAGAATCAAATGGGAAATTGGCATTACCAAAGAATTAAACCTTACAAAGGCTACCAAGTAATCGAAAATGTAGATGAAGGTGAAAATAGTAAAAATGAAGAGGAAAAAAATGAATCACAAAATGAAAACGGATCAAATAATAGTGAGGAGGCTAATGCCAGTAATGGAAGTTCTCAAAATGAGGAAAGTACTGCAAACAACAATGAAAATGAAGAATCTCAAGTCAGCGGAGAAAAAAACAGTGAAGAAAAATTCTACAGCTATCATACAGTAATACATCATAAATGA